The sequence below is a genomic window from Mercenaria mercenaria strain notata chromosome 14, MADL_Memer_1, whole genome shotgun sequence.
tttaatgcatgataattcatgttattttgcttggcagtatgttttgtataatcaccagctccatatccagttgattttgaataaacaaacaaaatattaaacaatgtaaatgtttgtcaaaaaaggaggtaAGGGTTGGCTGTAGGGGTTGTGGAGGCcaacattctatttttcatttaaaattgaaccactaaatgtgcacattttaaggtaacaaaagtcatactaggtgacttggtttgtatcgtactgaaccaaaaagtcagggaaaaatgctttcatgtcagggaaaagtcagggaaatgtcagggaattttgtctGGAAGAATGTGTATGAACCATGTACAGTCCTGTGGCTCAATTATGATACGGCTAGTGAACAAACCACTGACCACACTCACTCATAGCAGACATTGATGATTGTCATTGAGCAATCTGCCTAATTGCAAATTGGtagtttttattataatattgcaTTGTGTAATTATGTTTAACTGTTGCTGATTAAACTACCTTCTAAAGTTGAAGAAGCACAATATGTTGacattttttccttttatatttcAGAGAATTTCTACATACAAAGAACCCCAGCTTGAATAAATTGAGAGAAATGATACTGTCTTTGTCACCTCGAGATGTAGATATTACTAATTTATCCCCATTTCCTGCCTTCAATACACAGGTGAGTGTAcataaaaatttctgttttctttttatactttgccattttttaaagaaaatgttacaaaatgttgaACAGAAATCATGTTTTAACAAATGTTAATTGAATGGGTATTATTTATGggttattttactttcatatataCTGTGAACAATGTGAGGTGCAAGATATTCAAACTCATATGTGTCTACTGTCTATTAGTAGAAAGTCTCAGTATCTTGTAATTTCCATCTCtatttaaactttcatttttgggccctgtggccaagtggtttaggtctctgacttcaaattacttacccctcactgatgtgggttcgagcctcactcgggcgttaaattctttatttgaggaagccatccagctggcttacagaaggtcggtggttctacccaggtacccgctgaagatgaaataatgcagaggggcacctggggtcttcctgcaccatcaaagctggaaaatcaccatatgacatataattatgtcgatgcgacgttaaacccaacaaaaacaaaacaaaaactttcatttgatgaagttttaattttatgttaaaacaaataaGCAGCCACTTGATATCCAAATATATGTTATGTGTAATTAGACAGGTCACAGGATCTTGTGCATTTAGagtgataaagggagataatcataaATAGTggtttcaataatattttcttcTATGTTAATCAGTAATCAAACCTTGACAAAACAATAAACcgaaattggatttaacaagaaatagacACATTTTGTGGTCGTGACAAAAAATgcggcagccacattataaacagATGCATTATGAGTTTTTAAACTCAGGCATGGCAAAGTCCTGGTTgaagtatttgaataatttcagcAGTGTTTGGCAATCTATTTGTGCTCCTTAACTAGACAGTTAGGTATTTTTCAGGTCCAAGAAACTGAGGGTAGGTTGAAGAATAAGGTCAGCATAGTCAAAGGGAGATTACAAGCAGTTGCTGAATTTCAGTCAGGGAAAATGTTATCTCCTTTCCCAAAACTTTGCAGACATTTTCGAAAGTCTTCAAAGCAGATACAGAAAGGTCTGTCAACTGAAATTAGTGCAGAAGAGTCTGGAACAGATACAGAAACTTCTAAATCAGTGGATATACATGATAAACATGAGCAAGGATCTTTGAATTCCTCAAAATTTAATAATAGAGAATTAAAACATGTATCTCATTTTACTAAGGTAGATACTGGTAGCGAGATTGGAGTTCGGCAACGTCATATAGGTGAATATAGAGATGAAAATAGTTCAATTATTAGAGATAGAAATTCAAATTACTATGCCCTGCAATCTCAGAATACAGATGGGAGACGAGAGAGAAAGAAATTAGAACCAGCCAAGTCAAATAGTACCAGTGACAAACTTGGTACTTTGAAAAGGGTATCACAGAGGAAGTCTGAAAAGGAAGAAGCAGGTGAATTTGTAAAGTCGGGtaacattttagtaaataaacaTGATTCAAGGCTAGACAAAGAGCTAACCACAGGTATACAAAAAACGCATTCAATTGGAGGTGAAAATAAGAGAAATGAAACTAAAAATGGTGATCGTCACACAAGTCTACAGGACAAGTTTACTACAAGACTACCTCGAGTTAATTCTACCTTGGATAAAAATATAAGAGAAGAATctaatgtcagtataatgttacagAAAAACTGTACAACTAGTATACGAAGCACACATTCTACTAAAGGAGATCAAA
It includes:
- the LOC123526376 gene encoding uncharacterized protein LOC123526376 encodes the protein MEKSKKLRLKRKVPQQKRPVATEVLGQNPNEAETVTLSSDSECDDGQSSKRRKIEYQQTDSEELQEGKREFLHTKNPSLNKLREMILSLSPRDVDITNLSPFPAFNTQVQETEGRLKNKVSIVKGRLQAVAEFQSGKMLSPFPKLCRHFRKSSKQIQKGLSTEISAEESGTDTETSKSVDIHDKHEQGSLNSSKFNNRELKHVSHFTKVDTGSEIGVRQRHIGEYRDENSSIIRDRNSNYYALQSQNTDGRRERKKLEPAKSNSTSDKLGTLKRVSQRKSEKEEAGEFVKSGNILVNKHDSRLDKELTTGIQKTHSIGGENKRNETKNGDRHTSLQDKFTTRLPRVNSTLDKNIREESNVSIMLQKNCTTSIRSTHSTKGDQNMGEVSPDRVVLENTFTAGIPRRNSSKAGEDVREGNKESATLQSCPLCQMKFDSRIGQIELDSHIAACLSTSEDDVLW